One genomic window of Cercospora beticola chromosome 5, complete sequence includes the following:
- a CDS encoding uncharacterized protein (CAZy:AA4~CAZy:AA7) — MAAPRRLLQRQLFSTRIALGRNSWVAARRAYATDEKDPNGRESFKGQLYQSTHERVLREKEEQARFAQQREQQKAANSSGVWFIPIVLAVGALGGWLMGKQTPAEPVPHSTLPLSQSKAPKHDISPATLQAAWSDFKDIVGEENISTEQADLKSHAGSEWSTHHALDDDVPFAVVRPASTEEVSAIMKVCHKRRIPVTGYSGGTSLEGHFAATRGGICVDFSRMDKILALHKEDLDVVVQPAVGWENLNEELGDQGLFFPPDPGPGAMIGGMVGTGCSGTNAYRYGTMKDWVLSLTVVLADGTIVKTKQRPRKSSAGYDLTRMFIGSEGTLGLVTEAVLKVTPKPQSTNVAVCTFPSIRSAADCVFRVVGAGVPIAAIEILDDVQMWCINQAGQTSRPWKEVPTLFFKFAGTPTSVKEHITIVKDLAKKSGSKTFEFARSPEEQAELWSARKEALWSVMAQKKNDGDHVWTTDVAVPISRLPQIIEETKDDISKSGLIGSIVGHVGDGNFHAIILYNDKEHEIAEEVVHKMVKRAIELEGTATGEHGVGLVKRDYLQHEIGIEAVDLMRKMKQSFDPLCLLNCDKIVRIQQPKAGEVAEW; from the exons ATGGCGGCTCCGAGACGCCTGTTGCAGCGGCAGCTGTTCAGCACGCGAATAGCTCTCGGTCGAAACAGCTGGGTCGCAGCACGCCGCGCGTATGCCACCGATGAGAAGGATCCCAACGGACGTGAATCATTCAAGGGACAACTGTACCAGAGCACGCACGAGAGAGTTTTGCGGGAAAAGGAAGAGCAGGCACGATTCGCGCAGCAGCGAGAACAGCAGAAGGCGGCAAACAGTAGTGGAGTGTGGTTCATACCCATAGTGCTTGCCGTTGGAGCTCTTGGAGGATGGCTCATGGGCAAGCAGACGCCAGCGGAGCCTGTGCCTCACTCGACGTTACCACTCTCGCAGTCGAAAGCACCGAAACACGATATCTCACCCGCAACATTGCAAGCTGCGTGGAGCGACTTCAAGGATATCGTTGGCGAGGAGAACATTTCGACGGAGCAGGCAGATCTCAAATCACACGCGGGTAGCGAGTGGAGCACGCATCATGCGTTGGACGATGATGTGCCCTTTGCGGTGGTTCGACCTGCGAGCACGGAAGAGGTTTCTGCTATCATGAAGGTCTGTCACAAGCGTCGGATACCTGTCACTGGATACAGCGGAGGCACCTCGCTGGAGGGGCATTTTGCTGCTACACGAGGTGGCATCTGCGTCGATTTCAGTCGCATGGACAAGATATTGGCACTGCACAAGGAAGACTTGGACGTGGTTGTGCAGCCGGCAGTAGGCTGGGAGAATCTCAACGAGGAACTCGGCGATCAAGGACTCTTTTTCCCACCTGATCCGGGTCCCGGTGCGATGATTGGAGGCATGGTGGGAACTGGTTGCTCAGGCACAAACGCATACAGATATGGCACGATGAAGGATTGGGTCCTCTCGCTCACCGTTGTGCTAGCTGATGGTACCATCGTCAAGACCAAGCAAAGGCCGAGAAAGAGCAGCGCGGGATATGACCTCACCCGTATGTTCATCGGATCCGAAGGCACTCTGGGTCTCGTAACAGAAGCTGTTCTGAAGGTAACTCCCAAACCGCAGAGCACCAACGTGGCGGTGTGCACATTCCCTTCCATCCGGTCTGCCGCGGACTGTGTGTTCCGAGTGGTCGGTGCTGGCGTCCCCATTGCGGCCATCGAGATCCTGGACGACGTCCAGATGTGGTGCATCAACCAGGCTGGACAGACTTCACGCCCATGGAAAGAGGTGCCGACATTGTTCTTCAAGTTCGCCGGCACTCCAACAAGCGTGAAAGAGCACATTACCATTGTCAAGGACCTGGCGAAAAAGTCTGGTAGCAAGACGTTTGAGTTCGCGAGGTCTCCAGAGGAACAAGCAGAGCTCTGGTCCGCGCGGAAAGAAGCTTTATGGAGTGTCATGGCCCAAAAGAAGAACGATGGCGATCATGTCTGGACCACCGATGTGGCAGTCCCAATTTCTCGCTTACCACAGATCATTGAAGAGACCAAAGATGACATTTCAAAGTCAGGTCTCATAGGCTCCATCGTCGGACACGTGGGTGATGGCAATTTCCACGCCATCATCTTGTACAACGACAAAGAGCACGAGATTGCAGAGGAAGTGGTCCACAAAATGGTCAAGCGTGCCATCGAGCTGGAAGGCACAGCAACAGGTGAACATGGAGTCGGGCTTGTTAAGCGCGATTACCTGCAGCATGAAATCGGAATTGAGGCTGTGGATCTGATGCGAAAG ATGAAACAATCTTTCGATCCGCTGTGCTTGCTGAATTGTGACAAGATTGTCCGTATCCAGCAGCCAAAGGCAGGTGAGGTCGCCGAGTGGTAG
- a CDS encoding uncharacterized protein (BUSCO:EOG092606WZ): protein MSKIQKLSICGIRSFDHKNTIAIEFKAPLTLIVGVNGSGKTTIIECLKYVTAGELPPNCANGQSFVHDPKMSGEKEVMAQVKLLFTSIEGHRMVCARSMSVTVKKDSRTFKTLEGSLRMQKGGERNVISSRVFEMNSIMPRMLGVSKAVLENVIFCHQESSLWPMSPPKDLKVIFDTIFEAYKYTKAIENIKILQKNKRQELVVLKQGEDHAKADNEKAKKLKQQEERLRRQCNALHEQNAEFEEKIREAQRQWEAVNNELGQVNLIVGELTGKRIERQTKDESVKILRENLVEMNESEADLQKMLGEHAERIEVYKQELVDKKELYGEKEDELTTARKQQSLRERECGSFEAEKSSNERQVDNRNRMIQDAARTHGIYGFEDVDDTTAAAFMREITKKARDQQTEFERHRAEQVEKVQEQQKVLTSLNEQLSGLRSSKTAYRQQVESHDRKISSIQQSKNDLPADEGSKVTLESQLRDVQEKLQSAKSDLANATWDAEIEQATAAIRRLEEAREKLDNEQHEAVQRAGDSAQLDYVQKELKGGEQSLATIIKAHQESLDAVVGEGWTPKTLDTAFQRALDKSMVEVKEAQSQRDASVRQYDAISATFNERNNSLKEKQDEIKKAEQMIKQLANCTPQEYLEVVEGLEEDCDSLKRESASFQRVQEYLQSCISDAKKKHVCRTCARSVDANELETLLKTVKDQQKKYVDSEQNEKNLKECLQELEDAKKASSFVDTWERITEKEIPQLKEQVSQAEKSRANLSEQVNGEEAIVKDKESKQRDINSHKKTIERIVGLSQQIVSFEKQIKELAAKQESAGLSRGLEAIQSDVKSNDVQRKAHLSAQTEATNNRDRKRAAINALELEASKATGALRQAEYNLKQKQALDEQEQEHRASKADAQKNIRDIDLQLEARSSELEQQQEKYADITRRGDEADREQQEKANKLNTTVNKLNAIVQDIKAYHDRGGDDQLAQAKEAQHAAEADVARILSEQRKVAQNIKELEQQATRYADSKREIADNLRFRRDLEQLKAVEAEIAVLEARGAEADAERLNAKARRWQDKRNDLAADQAGVIGELKGLDRELVEATDLYNSEYKESGKNYQTAHILVETTKAAINDLGLYWNALDKAIMKFHTLKMEEINRIIDELWRRTYMGTDVDTVLIRSENVDGTTRGNKSYNYRVVMVKQDTEMDMRGRCSAGQKVLASIIIRLALADVFGHSCGMIALDEPTTNLDADNIRALAQSLSEIIKIRRAQSNFQLIVITHDEEFLTQMNCGDYTDDYWRVYRDENQNTVIDKQNISAVL from the coding sequence ATGTCGAAGATACAGAAGCTGTCAATCTGCGGCATCCGCTCCTTTGACCACAAAAACACCATCGCGATCGAGTTCAAGGCACCGCTCACCCTCATTGTCGGCGTCAACGGCTCTGGCAAGACGACCATCATCGAGTGCCTAAAGTATGTCACTGCTGGCGAGCTGCCGCCCAATTGTGCAAATGGACAGTCATTTGTTCATGACCCCAAGATGTCCGGCGAGAAAGAAGTCATGGCTCAGGTTAAGCTTCTCTTTACATCTATCGAGGGCCATCGCATGGTTTGTGCTCGAAGCATGTCCGTAACCGTGAAGAAGGATAGCCGCACATTCAAAACACTCGAAGGCAGTCTCCGCATGCAGAAGGGCGGCGAGCGCAATGTCATCAGCTCGCGTGTCTTTGAGATGAACTCAATCATGCCGCGAATGCTTGGAGTCTCCAAAGCCGTGCTGGAGAATGTCATCTTTTGCCACCAAGAGAGTTCACTCTGGCCCATGTCTCCACCCAAGGACTTGAAGGTCATATTCGACACGATTTTCGAAGCTTACAAATACACCAAGGCGATTGAGAACATCAAAATCCTGCAGAAGAACAAGCGACAGGAGCTGGTTGTGCTTAAGCAAGGCGAAGATCACGCCAAGGCTGATAAtgagaaagcgaagaagctcaagcagcaagaggagCGCCTACGGAGACAGTGCAATGCACTGCATGAACAGAACGCGGAATTCGAAGAGAAGATTCGTGAGGCCCAGCGCCAATGGGAGGCTGTCAACAACGAACTTGGACAGGTCAATCTGATCGTGGGAGAGCTGACCGGCAAGCGCATCGAGCGACAGACCAAAGATGAGAGTGTCAAAATCCTTCGGGAGAATCTCGTGGAGATGAACGAGTCCGAAGCAGATCTTCAGAAGATGCTTGGAGAGCATGCGGAGCGGATCGAAGTATACAAGCAAGAGCTTGTCGACAAGAAGGAGCTTTACGGCGAAAAGGAGGACGAGCTCACTACCGCGCGCAAACAACAAAGTCTGCGCGAGCGGGAATGCGGATCCTTCGAGGCGGAGAAATCAAGCAACGAGCGACAGGTTGACAACCGCAATCGCATGATCCAAGACGCGGCTCGCACTCATGGCATATACGGCTTCGAAGACGTCGACGATACCACTGCCGCAGCGTTCATGCGAGAGATCACGAAGAAGGCCAGAGATCAGCAGACTGAATTCGAGCGCCATCGTGCTGAACAGGTTGAAAAAGTGCAGGAACAGCAAAAAGTGTTGACGAGTCTGAATGAGCAGCTCTCGGGTTTGCGGTCAAGCAAAACGGCTTATCGCCAACAAGTTGAATCGCACGACCGCAAAATCAGCTCGATTCAACAATCGAAGAATGACCTTCCTGCCGACGAGGGTTCAAAAGTGACGCTTGAATCGCAACTCAGAGACGTTCAAGAAAAGTTGCAGAGTGCCAAGTCCGACCTGGCCAATGCTACTTGGGATGCCGAGATCGAGCAGGCAACTGCGGCAATCCGTCGACTGGAGGAGGCCCGCGAAAAGCTTGACAACGAACAGCACGAAGCCGTCCAGCGTGCAGGAGATTCGGCGCAACTCGATTATGTGCAAAAAGAACTCAAAGGCGGCGAACAAAGCCTCGCGACCATCATCAAAGCTCACCAGGAATCACTCGATGCTGTTGTGGGTGAGGGATGGACGCCAAAGACGCTCGATACAGCCTTCCAGCGAGCTTTGGACAAGAGCATGGTGGAAGTCAAGGAAGCTCAGAGCCAACGCGACGCTTCCGTCAGACAGTACGACGCGATCAGCGCCACTTTCAACGAGCGCAACAACAGCCTCAAGGAGAAACAGGATGAAATCAAGAAAGCAGAGCAGATGATTAAACAGCTCGCAAACTGTACCCCACAGGAGTATTTAGAAGTGGTGGAAGGCCTGGAGGAGGACTGTGACAGCCTGAAGCGCGAATCGGCGAGCTTCCAAAGAGTCCAAGAATATCTGCAGAGTTGCATTTCTGACGCCAAGAAGAAACACGTCTGTCGTACATGTGCGCGCTCGGTGGACGCCAACGAGCTGGAGACACTTCTGAAAACCGTCAAAGACCAGCAAAAGAAGTACGTGGATTCAGAGCAGAACGAGAAGAATCTCAAGGAATGCCTACAAGAGCTCGAAGACGCCAAGAAGGCCAGCAGCTTTGTAGACACCTGGGAGAGGATCACAGAGAAAGAGATCCCGCAGTTGAAGGAACAAGTCAGCCAGGCTGAGAAATCTCGTGCCAATTTGAGCGAACAGGTCAATGGTGAAGAGGCTATCGTGAAGGACAAGGAATCGAAGCAGCGCGACATCAACAGCCACAAGAAAACGATTGAGCGGATCGTCGGCTTATCACAGCAGATCGTGAGCTTTGAGAAGCAGATCAAAGAGCTGGCCGCAAAGCAGGAATCCGCCGGTTTGTCTCGGGGACTGGAGGCCATCCAATCGGACGTCAAAAGCAACGATGTCCAGCGCAAGGCACATCTCAGTGCTCAGACGGAAGCTACCAACAACCGCGACAGAAAGAGGGCCGCCATCAATgcgctcgagctcgaagccAGCAAAGCCACTGGCGCATTGCGTCAAGCTGAGTATAACCTGAAGCAGAAACAAGCACTGGACGAACAAGAGCAGGAACACCGTGCATCAAAGGCAGATGCTCAAAAGAACATTCGCGACATTGACCTTCAGCTAGAGGCTCGCTCGTCCGAGCTTGAGCAACAGCAGGAGAAATACGCAGATATCACTCGCCGTGGAGACGAGGCGGAtcgagagcagcaagaaAAGGCCAACAAATTGAACACTACTGTCAACAAGTTGAATGCGATTGTGCAGGACATCAAGGCTTATCACGACCGAGGCGGAGATGACCAACTCGCGCAAGCAAAAGAAGCACAGCATGCTGCAGAGGCAGACGTGGCACGAATTTTGTCGGAGCAGCGTAAAGTAGCTCAGAATATCAAGGAACTGGAGCAGCAGGCCACACGCTACGCCGATTCGAAGCGCGAAATCGCTGACAATCTGCGTTTCCGCCGCGACCTTGAACAACTGAAAGCTGTGGAAGCAGAAATCGCGGTGCTCGAGGCACGTGGTGCGGAAGCAGATGCAGAGCGCCTGAACGCCAAAGCGAGGAGATGGCAGGACAAACGCAATGATCTGGCTGCTGACCAGGCGGGTGTTATTGGAGAATTGAAAGGACTGGATCGCGAGCTCGTGGAAGCGACCGATCTGTACAACTCGGAGTACAAGGAATCTGGCAAGAACTACCAAACTGCTCACATTCTGGTGGAAACGACGAAGGCAGCCATTAACGACCTCGGGCTCTACTGGAACGCGCTGGACAAAGCCATCATGAAGTTCCACACGCTAAAGATGGAAGAGATCAATCGTATCATCGACGAATTGTGGCGCAGAACATATATGGGCACTGATGTCGACACGGTGCTCATCCGCAGCGAGAACGTGGATGGCACTACGAGAGGCAACAAGTCTTACAACTATCGAGTCGTCATGGTCAAGCAAGACACGGAGATGGACATGCGCGGTCGTTGCTCGGCTGGCCAGAAGGTGCTGGCTTCCATCATCATTCGTCTCGCGCTCGCCGACGTCTTTGGTCATTCGTGTGGTATGATAGCCCTCGACGAGCCAACGACGAACCTCGATGCAGACAACATTCGTGCTCTCGCGCAGAGCTTGTCGGAAATCATCAAGATTCGCCGCGCTCAGAGCAACTTCcagctcatcgtcatcacgcACGACGAGGAGTTCTTGACCCAGATGAACTGTGGCGATTACACGGACGACTACTGGCGCGTCTACCGTGACGAGAACCAGAATACTGTGATTGACAAGCAGAATATTTCTGCTGTGCTGTAA